Proteins from a single region of Paraburkholderia sp. ZP32-5:
- the acs gene encoding acetate--CoA ligase — translation MSTIAANHREPETAAPPLLTGATIDGMAAYEALVNEARTDRSGFWARLAREHLSWHRPFTRVLDESNAPFFKWFDDGLLNASYNCLDRHLDNGNADKTAIVFEADDGTVTTITYRQLHARVCRVANALRARGVARGERVMIYLPMSIEGVVAMQACARIGALHSVVFGGFSAKSLHERMVDVGAVAVITADEQMRGGKSLPLKSIVDEALAMDGTDGIHTVIVYQRTGGPILWDEPRDCWLHELEAAQPDTCEPEWVEAEHPLFVLYTSGSTGTPKGVQHSTAGYLLWAAVTMKWTFDLRPDDIYWCTADIGWITGHSYICYGPTAAGATQVIFEGVPTWPNAGRFWEMIARHKVSIFYTAPTAIRSLIKAAELDSGVHPRRFDLSSLRLLGTVGEPINPAAWEWYAREVGGGRCPVLDTFWQTETGGHMITPLPGATPLVAGSCTLPLPGIEAAIVDETGCELPNGQGGLLVIKQPWPSMLRTIWGNPQRFRNGYYPAELGGHLYLAGDGAIRDPRTGYFTITGRIDDVLNVSGHRMGTMEIESALAAHPLVAEAAVVGRPDETIGEAIVAFVVLKGQRPENADAKKVADQLRAWVAKEIGPIAKPKEIRFGDSMPKTRSGKVVRRLLRSVAKGEALAQDMSTVENPTVLRQFGEHA, via the coding sequence ATGTCCACGATCGCCGCCAACCATCGCGAACCGGAAACGGCCGCACCGCCGCTGCTCACGGGCGCGACCATCGACGGGATGGCCGCCTACGAAGCGCTCGTCAACGAAGCTCGCACCGACCGGTCCGGATTCTGGGCACGGCTCGCGCGCGAGCATCTGAGCTGGCACCGGCCCTTCACGCGGGTGCTCGACGAATCGAACGCGCCTTTTTTCAAGTGGTTCGACGATGGTCTGCTGAACGCTTCGTATAACTGTCTCGATCGCCATCTGGATAACGGCAATGCCGACAAGACCGCGATCGTCTTCGAGGCCGACGACGGCACCGTGACGACCATCACCTACCGGCAGTTGCATGCGCGCGTGTGCCGCGTCGCGAATGCGCTGCGCGCTCGCGGCGTTGCCCGCGGCGAGCGCGTGATGATCTATCTGCCGATGTCGATCGAAGGCGTTGTCGCGATGCAGGCCTGCGCGCGCATCGGCGCACTGCATTCGGTCGTGTTCGGCGGCTTCTCGGCGAAATCGCTGCACGAACGGATGGTCGACGTCGGCGCGGTCGCCGTGATCACCGCGGATGAGCAGATGCGCGGCGGCAAGAGCCTGCCGCTGAAATCCATCGTCGACGAAGCGCTCGCGATGGACGGCACCGACGGCATTCACACGGTGATCGTCTATCAGCGCACCGGCGGTCCGATCCTGTGGGACGAGCCGCGCGACTGCTGGCTGCACGAGCTCGAAGCCGCCCAGCCCGACACCTGTGAGCCGGAGTGGGTCGAGGCCGAGCATCCGCTGTTCGTGCTGTACACGTCCGGTTCGACCGGCACCCCGAAGGGCGTGCAGCACAGCACGGCGGGCTATCTGCTGTGGGCGGCGGTGACGATGAAATGGACCTTCGATCTGCGCCCCGACGACATCTACTGGTGTACGGCCGACATCGGCTGGATCACCGGTCACAGCTATATCTGCTACGGCCCGACCGCTGCCGGCGCCACCCAGGTGATTTTCGAGGGCGTGCCGACGTGGCCGAACGCGGGACGCTTCTGGGAGATGATCGCGCGCCACAAGGTCAGCATCTTCTATACGGCGCCCACCGCGATCCGCTCGCTGATCAAGGCCGCGGAACTCGACAGCGGCGTGCATCCACGCCGCTTCGATCTGAGTTCGCTGCGTCTGCTCGGCACGGTCGGCGAGCCGATCAATCCGGCCGCGTGGGAGTGGTACGCGCGCGAAGTCGGCGGCGGACGCTGCCCGGTACTCGATACGTTCTGGCAAACGGAAACGGGCGGTCACATGATCACGCCGCTCCCGGGCGCGACACCGCTCGTCGCCGGATCGTGCACGCTGCCGCTGCCGGGCATCGAGGCCGCGATCGTCGACGAGACCGGCTGCGAACTGCCGAACGGCCAGGGTGGACTGCTCGTCATCAAGCAGCCGTGGCCGTCGATGCTGCGCACCATCTGGGGCAATCCGCAGCGCTTTCGCAACGGCTACTACCCGGCGGAACTCGGCGGCCATCTCTATCTGGCGGGCGACGGCGCGATCCGTGATCCGCGGACCGGCTACTTCACGATCACCGGCCGCATCGACGATGTGCTGAACGTCTCCGGCCACCGGATGGGCACGATGGAAATCGAGTCCGCGCTCGCCGCGCATCCGCTGGTGGCGGAAGCGGCAGTGGTCGGCCGGCCGGACGAGACGATCGGCGAAGCGATCGTGGCGTTCGTCGTGCTCAAAGGTCAACGCCCGGAGAACGCGGACGCGAAGAAGGTCGCCGATCAGCTGCGCGCATGGGTCGCGAAGGAAATCGGGCCGATCGCCAAGCCAAAGGAAATCCGCTTCGGCGACAGCATGCCGAAAACGCGCTCCGGCAAGGTCGTGCGGCGCCTGCTGCGCTCCGTCGCGAAGGGCGAGGCGCTCGCGCAGGACATGTCCACCGTCGAAAACCCCACGGTGCTTCGGCAATTCGGCGAACACGCATAA